A region of Longimicrobium sp. DNA encodes the following proteins:
- a CDS encoding SMI1/KNR4 family protein produces MKPLDRRSAFLVRLVERWEEQEIRSAGGAGEDEVRGFEKRHGVRLPAGLRHYFRYVGGIAVDGDSPALDQDLIRFWPLDEVSTLAQAWVPAPGAERWFVIGDYAMWTWAYVVRLSADAEEAAPVAVSFGSAELRPIAGSFEEFVELYLRRDPLVISPDS; encoded by the coding sequence ATGAAGCCGCTAGATCGCCGTTCCGCGTTTCTCGTTCGGCTCGTGGAGCGGTGGGAGGAGCAGGAGATCAGGAGCGCCGGTGGGGCGGGGGAGGATGAGGTGCGCGGGTTCGAGAAGCGGCATGGAGTGAGGCTTCCGGCGGGGCTGCGACACTATTTCCGTTACGTCGGCGGGATCGCGGTGGATGGGGATAGTCCCGCTCTCGACCAGGACCTGATCCGCTTCTGGCCACTCGACGAGGTGAGTACGCTAGCGCAGGCGTGGGTGCCCGCGCCCGGCGCGGAGCGGTGGTTCGTGATCGGCGACTACGCGATGTGGACCTGGGCATACGTCGTCCGGCTGTCCGCCGATGCGGAGGAGGCGGCGCCGGTGGCGGTGAGCTTCGGATCAGCGGAGCTGCGGCCGATCGCCGGCTCGTTCGAAGAGTTCGTAGAGCTGTATCTGCGGCGCGATCCGCTTGTGATCTCGCCTGATTCGTAG
- a CDS encoding farnesyl diphosphate synthase, with protein sequence MTLAGPASARLDDFLARERARVNHALEEVARELTRSVALPLREPVRYALATPGKRLRPILCAAAWRASAGEPDERVYRLATAVEIVHTYSLVHDDLPSMDDDALRRGRATLHVVFGVARATLAGAALIPAAVSVLDGAARALELPRERRARLAAELCGASGAAGMVGGQVLDLESEERPVNAAALESIHRRKTGALLAASLRIGALAAGAREEVLAALTVYGEDVGLAFQIVDDVLDVTASAEALGKTAGKDESVGKATYPALFGIAGARALAASRVEEAIFALRAARIASPELEALARFVLERRS encoded by the coding sequence GTGACGCTGGCCGGCCCCGCCTCGGCGCGGCTCGACGACTTCCTCGCGCGCGAGCGTGCCCGCGTGAACCATGCGCTGGAAGAGGTCGCGCGGGAGCTCACGCGCTCCGTGGCGCTCCCCCTCCGCGAGCCCGTCCGCTACGCCCTCGCCACGCCGGGGAAGCGCCTGCGCCCCATCCTGTGCGCCGCGGCCTGGCGCGCCTCCGCCGGCGAGCCGGACGAGCGCGTGTACCGCCTGGCGACGGCGGTGGAGATCGTCCACACCTACTCCCTGGTGCACGACGACCTCCCCTCGATGGACGACGACGCCCTGCGCCGTGGGCGTGCCACCCTGCACGTGGTGTTCGGCGTGGCGCGGGCGACGCTGGCGGGCGCGGCGCTGATCCCCGCCGCCGTGTCCGTGCTGGACGGCGCCGCACGCGCGCTGGAGCTTCCACGGGAGCGGCGGGCGCGGCTCGCGGCCGAGCTGTGCGGGGCGAGCGGCGCGGCCGGGATGGTGGGCGGGCAGGTGCTGGATCTGGAGAGCGAGGAGCGTCCCGTCAACGCCGCCGCGCTGGAGTCGATCCACCGGCGCAAGACGGGCGCGCTCCTCGCCGCCTCTCTCCGCATCGGCGCCCTCGCCGCCGGGGCGCGGGAGGAGGTGCTGGCCGCGCTCACGGTGTACGGCGAGGACGTCGGCCTCGCCTTCCAGATCGTGGACGACGTGCTGGACGTCACCGCCAGCGCGGAGGCGCTGGGAAAGACCGCGGGCAAGGACGAGTCGGTGGGGAAGGCGACGTACCCGGCGCTCTTTGGCATCGCGGGCGCCCGCGCCCTCGCCGCCAGCCGGGTAGAGGAGGCGATCTTCGCCTTGCGCGCCGCCCGCATCGCCTCGCCGGAGCTGGAGGCGCTCGCGCGCTTCGTGCTCGAGCGGCGGAGTTGA
- the xseB gene encoding exodeoxyribonuclease VII small subunit yields MSETRLEGALERLGEIVEQLEGDGLELDESLALFEEGVRLLRGAEAVLDGAEERIRLLVEEGDGFRQDPMAEER; encoded by the coding sequence ATGAGCGAAACCAGGCTGGAGGGCGCGCTGGAGCGCCTGGGCGAGATCGTGGAGCAGCTGGAAGGCGACGGCCTGGAGCTGGACGAGTCACTGGCGCTCTTCGAGGAGGGGGTGCGCCTCCTCCGCGGCGCCGAGGCGGTGCTGGACGGCGCCGAGGAGCGCATCCGCCTGCTGGTGGAGGAGGGCGACGGGTTCCGGCAGGACCCGATGGCGGAGGAGCGGTGA
- the xseA gene encoding exodeoxyribonuclease VII large subunit gives MTYDLFSSAGASERPRRGMNEARNEEVARAVAARDADAGFPPPRAARPEWTVADVNAAARELVESVLPPMWVVGEVSNFTKARSGHVYFTLRGPDAQLRCVMWRDEARRLPTAPAEGMEVRALGRVTLYEPRGEFQLVVAELEGRGEGLWKLAFDRLRTRLELEGLTSPERKRPLPAHPACVGVVTSRDGAALRDVAAVVRRRAPWTRLVLAPTRVQGEGAPAEIAAAIRRLGRAGCADVLIVGRGGGSVEDLWAFNEEVVARAIAESPIPVISAVGHETDVTIADLVADLRAPTPSAAAEAAVPDAHRVRREVAELRARLVDAAREQVAEGREAVFSARLDLRDAAERGLRGRRERVSAMAGRLHALSPLATLARGFAVPLSPEGRVLRSRADFAPGGRFDLRVADGTVPCRAEPTTDR, from the coding sequence GTGACGTACGACCTCTTCTCCTCGGCGGGCGCCAGCGAGCGGCCCAGGCGCGGGATGAACGAGGCCCGCAACGAGGAGGTGGCGCGCGCCGTCGCCGCCCGCGACGCGGACGCGGGGTTCCCCCCGCCCCGCGCAGCACGCCCGGAGTGGACGGTGGCCGACGTCAACGCCGCCGCGCGCGAGCTGGTGGAGAGCGTCCTCCCGCCGATGTGGGTCGTGGGCGAGGTCAGCAACTTCACCAAGGCGCGCTCCGGCCACGTCTACTTCACCCTGCGCGGCCCCGACGCCCAGCTGCGCTGCGTGATGTGGCGCGACGAGGCCCGCCGCCTCCCCACCGCGCCGGCCGAGGGGATGGAGGTTCGCGCGCTGGGACGCGTGACGCTGTACGAGCCGCGCGGCGAGTTCCAGCTCGTGGTGGCGGAGCTGGAGGGGCGTGGCGAGGGGCTTTGGAAGCTGGCCTTCGACCGGCTGCGCACCCGCCTGGAGCTGGAGGGGCTGACCTCGCCCGAGCGGAAGCGCCCTCTTCCCGCGCACCCGGCGTGCGTGGGGGTTGTAACCTCGCGCGACGGCGCCGCCCTGCGCGACGTGGCGGCGGTGGTGCGCAGGCGGGCTCCGTGGACGCGCCTGGTGCTCGCCCCCACGCGGGTGCAGGGGGAGGGCGCCCCGGCCGAGATCGCCGCCGCCATCCGCCGGCTGGGGCGCGCCGGGTGCGCGGACGTGCTGATCGTGGGGCGCGGCGGCGGCTCGGTGGAGGACCTGTGGGCCTTCAACGAGGAAGTGGTGGCGCGCGCGATCGCCGAGTCGCCCATCCCGGTGATCTCGGCCGTGGGGCACGAGACCGACGTAACCATCGCGGACCTGGTGGCCGACCTGCGCGCCCCCACCCCGTCCGCCGCCGCCGAAGCCGCCGTACCCGATGCCCACCGCGTGCGGCGCGAGGTCGCGGAGCTGCGCGCGCGGCTGGTGGATGCGGCGCGCGAGCAGGTGGCGGAGGGGCGCGAGGCGGTCTTCTCCGCGCGGCTGGACCTGCGCGACGCGGCGGAGCGTGGGCTGCGCGGCCGGCGCGAGCGGGTGTCGGCGATGGCGGGGCGGCTGCACGCGCTCTCTCCGCTGGCTACGCTGGCGCGCGGCTTCGCCGTTCCGCTGTCGCCGGAGGGGCGGGTGCTCCGCTCCCGCGCCGACTTCGCGCCGGGAGGGCGCTTCGACCTGCGCGTGGCGGACGGCACCGTCCCCTGCCGCGCCGAGCCCACGACGGACCGATGA
- a CDS encoding bifunctional 5,10-methylenetetrahydrofolate dehydrogenase/5,10-methenyltetrahydrofolate cyclohydrolase: MSARIIEGTRIGREIRAEVAAEVERLRSEEGVVPGLVVVLVGNDPASEVYVRSKTRACQEAGMNDRLVHLGATISADELFGVIDGLNADPAVHGILVQLPLPPHIDPMAVLERVHPAKDVDGFHPLNVGRAFVGDPVGFLPATPAGIMELLRREGVPTHGRHAVVVGRSLIVSKPLASLLMAPGPNATVTLCHRHTVDLASHTRMADILVVAVGKPGLITRDMVKPGAVVLDVGTTRVADPADPRGYVIRGDVEFDAVREVASAITPVPGGVGPMTIAMLLRNTVEAARRAAARARRRAGTAA; the protein is encoded by the coding sequence GTGAGCGCGCGCATCATCGAGGGCACCCGCATCGGGCGGGAGATCCGCGCCGAGGTCGCGGCCGAGGTCGAGCGCCTCCGCTCCGAGGAGGGCGTCGTACCCGGCCTGGTGGTGGTGCTGGTGGGGAACGATCCCGCCAGCGAGGTCTACGTGCGCAGCAAGACGCGCGCGTGCCAGGAAGCGGGGATGAACGACCGCCTAGTTCACCTGGGCGCCACCATCAGCGCCGATGAGCTGTTCGGCGTCATCGACGGCCTGAACGCGGACCCGGCGGTGCACGGCATCCTGGTGCAGCTCCCTCTTCCGCCCCACATCGATCCGATGGCGGTGCTGGAGCGCGTGCACCCCGCCAAGGACGTGGACGGCTTCCATCCGCTCAACGTGGGGCGCGCCTTCGTGGGCGATCCCGTGGGCTTCCTTCCCGCCACTCCGGCGGGGATCATGGAGCTCCTCCGCCGCGAGGGCGTGCCCACGCACGGGCGGCACGCGGTGGTGGTGGGGAGGTCGCTGATCGTCAGCAAGCCGCTGGCGTCGCTCCTCATGGCGCCGGGGCCCAACGCCACCGTTACCCTCTGCCACCGCCACACCGTGGACCTTGCCTCGCACACGCGCATGGCGGACATCCTGGTGGTCGCGGTGGGGAAGCCGGGGCTGATCACGCGCGACATGGTGAAGCCGGGCGCCGTGGTGCTGGACGTGGGGACCACCCGCGTGGCGGACCCCGCGGACCCGCGCGGCTACGTGATCCGCGGCGACGTGGAGTTCGACGCGGTGCGCGAGGTGGCCTCCGCCATCACGCCGGTGCCGGGCGGGGTGGGGCCGATGACCATCGCCATGCTCCTGCGCAACACGGTGGAGGCGGCCCGCCGCGCCGCCGCCCGTGCCCGCCGCCGCGCCGGGACCGCCGCGTGA
- the rny gene encoding ribonuclease Y: MEILLIAVALLVGAAAGFFVGKNVLESRLRASRATAEDEAERIRGAAVLDAETLRKAEVLKGREEAIRAREEWEREEARRRDDVERVERRLQEREEALDRKFHLLDEKGQAQEQRAEAVVRREKRLEEQEKELQGRAGEVQHRLESLAGLTADEARRQLMHEMEEGAKAAATHRIREIKEEARRNAEREAKEIISLAIQRIAADHTAETTVSVVALPSDEMKGRIIGREGRNIRAFEQATGIDVIIDDTPEAVVLSGFDPIRRETARLALEKLVSDGRIHPGRIDDVVAKSRKEVENGMREAAEEILYELGIHGVHPEVVKVLGRLKFRTSYGQNQLLHSKEVAILAGNMAAEMGFDATLAKRMGLLHDVGKGMTHEHEGTHVELGWNLAKKYNEPPQVLNAIKAHHDEEPHLFPESFLVTAGDAISGSRPGARREMFETYVKRLEKLEEIALSFPGVERCFAIQAGRELRIMVIPEQVTDEEMSRLSEETARRIEAELQYPGQIKVVVVRETKAVDFAR; encoded by the coding sequence ATGGAAATCCTGCTGATCGCCGTGGCCCTCCTCGTGGGAGCGGCCGCCGGCTTCTTCGTGGGGAAGAACGTTCTCGAAAGCCGCCTCCGCGCGAGCCGCGCCACCGCCGAGGACGAGGCGGAGCGCATTCGGGGCGCCGCCGTGCTCGACGCCGAGACGCTGCGCAAGGCCGAGGTGCTGAAGGGGCGCGAGGAGGCGATCCGCGCCCGCGAGGAGTGGGAGCGCGAGGAGGCCCGCCGCCGCGACGACGTGGAGCGGGTGGAGCGCCGCCTCCAGGAGCGCGAGGAAGCGCTCGACCGCAAGTTCCACCTCCTGGACGAGAAGGGGCAGGCGCAGGAGCAGCGCGCCGAGGCCGTGGTGCGGCGCGAGAAGCGGCTGGAGGAGCAGGAAAAGGAGCTGCAGGGGCGCGCCGGCGAGGTGCAGCACCGCCTGGAGTCGCTCGCCGGGCTCACGGCGGACGAGGCGCGCCGCCAGCTGATGCACGAGATGGAGGAGGGGGCCAAGGCCGCCGCCACGCACCGCATCCGCGAGATCAAGGAAGAGGCCCGGCGCAACGCGGAGCGCGAGGCGAAGGAGATCATCTCCCTCGCCATCCAGCGCATCGCGGCGGATCACACGGCCGAGACCACCGTCTCCGTCGTCGCGCTGCCCTCGGACGAGATGAAGGGGCGGATCATCGGGCGCGAGGGGCGCAACATCCGCGCGTTCGAGCAGGCCACGGGGATCGACGTCATCATCGACGACACCCCCGAGGCCGTGGTGCTTTCCGGCTTCGACCCCATCCGCCGCGAGACGGCGCGGCTGGCGCTGGAGAAGCTGGTCTCCGATGGACGCATCCACCCCGGGCGCATCGACGACGTGGTGGCGAAGTCGCGCAAGGAGGTGGAGAACGGGATGCGCGAGGCCGCCGAGGAGATCCTGTACGAGCTGGGGATCCACGGCGTGCACCCCGAGGTGGTCAAGGTGCTGGGACGCCTGAAGTTCCGCACCTCGTACGGGCAGAACCAGCTTCTGCACAGCAAGGAGGTGGCGATCCTGGCCGGCAACATGGCGGCCGAGATGGGCTTCGACGCCACGCTCGCCAAGCGCATGGGCCTTCTGCACGACGTGGGGAAGGGGATGACCCACGAGCACGAGGGGACGCACGTGGAGCTGGGCTGGAACCTGGCCAAGAAGTACAACGAGCCCCCGCAGGTGCTGAACGCCATCAAGGCGCACCACGACGAGGAGCCGCACCTCTTTCCCGAGTCGTTCCTGGTGACGGCCGGCGACGCCATCAGCGGCTCGCGCCCCGGCGCCCGCCGCGAGATGTTCGAGACGTACGTGAAGCGCCTCGAGAAGCTGGAGGAGATCGCGCTCTCCTTCCCGGGCGTGGAGCGGTGCTTCGCGATCCAGGCGGGTCGCGAGCTGCGCATCATGGTCATCCCGGAGCAGGTGACCGACGAGGAGATGTCGCGGCTGAGCGAGGAGACGGCGCGGCGCATCGAGGCGGAGCTCCAGTATCCCGGCCAGATCAAGGTCGTCGTCGTGCGCGAGACCAAGGCCGTAGACTTCGCGCGCTGA
- the pheS gene encoding phenylalanine--tRNA ligase subunit alpha: MSITEELIAQLRALEAEGGAAIASAGGAEALEAVRIDLLGRKGRLTGILRRLGELSPEERPVVGAEGNRVRDALNALFDARTAAQAAAADAGPREDLTLPGRAPWRGGIHPVRQVVDEICEIFRDLGFSRVAGPEVETVEYNFAKLNFPLDHPAADMHDTFYLGEGTLLRTHTSPMQARIMEAHAPPIRVVIPGTVYRRDPFDASHAPAFEQIEGLAVDEGVTFADFKATLALFVRRFFGPDAKTRFRPSYFPFTEPSAEVDVSCMICGGSGCSACKGTGWMEIMGAGMVHPNVFKHAGIDPELYTGYAFGMGPGRIAMLRYGITDIRLLYEGDVRFLGQFA, encoded by the coding sequence ATGAGCATCACGGAAGAGCTGATCGCGCAGCTGCGCGCGCTGGAGGCGGAAGGCGGGGCGGCGATCGCCTCGGCGGGCGGGGCCGAGGCGCTGGAGGCGGTGCGGATCGACCTGCTCGGCCGGAAGGGGCGGCTCACGGGGATACTGCGCCGCCTGGGCGAGCTGTCGCCCGAGGAGCGGCCCGTGGTGGGGGCGGAGGGGAACCGCGTGCGCGATGCGCTCAACGCGCTCTTCGACGCGCGGACCGCCGCCCAGGCCGCCGCCGCGGACGCGGGGCCGCGCGAGGACCTGACGCTGCCCGGGCGCGCTCCGTGGCGGGGCGGGATCCATCCCGTGCGCCAGGTGGTGGACGAGATCTGCGAGATCTTTCGCGACCTGGGGTTCAGCCGCGTGGCGGGGCCGGAGGTGGAGACGGTGGAGTACAACTTCGCCAAGCTCAACTTCCCGCTCGACCACCCCGCGGCGGACATGCACGACACCTTTTACCTGGGCGAGGGGACGCTGCTGCGCACCCACACCTCTCCGATGCAGGCGCGCATCATGGAGGCGCACGCGCCGCCGATCCGCGTGGTGATCCCGGGCACCGTGTACCGCCGCGACCCATTCGACGCGAGCCACGCGCCCGCCTTCGAGCAGATCGAGGGGCTGGCCGTGGACGAGGGCGTCACATTCGCCGACTTCAAGGCGACGCTCGCCCTGTTCGTGCGCCGCTTCTTCGGCCCGGACGCAAAGACGCGCTTCCGCCCCTCGTACTTCCCCTTTACCGAGCCCTCGGCGGAGGTGGACGTGTCGTGCATGATCTGCGGCGGCTCCGGCTGCTCCGCGTGCAAGGGGACGGGGTGGATGGAGATCATGGGCGCCGGGATGGTGCATCCCAACGTCTTCAAGCACGCCGGGATCGATCCCGAGCTCTACACCGGCTATGCCTTCGGGATGGGGCCGGGACGCATCGCGATGCTGCGCTACGGCATCACGGACATCCGGCTGCTGTACGAGGGGGACGTGAGGTTCCTGGGGCAGTTCGCTTGA
- the rpmI gene encoding 50S ribosomal protein L35, whose protein sequence is MPKMKTHRGAAKRFKVTAKGRVKRGSAMHSHILTKKSPKRKRNLRGTTMLAKPDEKRVKRLLLA, encoded by the coding sequence ATGCCGAAGATGAAGACCCACCGGGGTGCGGCGAAGCGCTTCAAGGTGACGGCCAAGGGCCGCGTGAAGCGTGGGAGCGCCATGCACAGCCACATCCTGACCAAGAAGTCGCCGAAGCGGAAGCGGAACCTGCGCGGCACCACCATGCTCGCCAAGCCGGACGAGAAGCGCGTGAAGCGCCTCCTCCTGGCCTGA
- the pheT gene encoding phenylalanine--tRNA ligase subunit beta, protein MNVSYLWLKSLAPGLRGTAEEIAHRLALLGAPVDELTHLGAGIGDVVVARVEEVWQHPNADRLRVTRVNAGGETVQVVCGAPNVEAGRFYPFAPVGATLPGGMAIGKAKLRGEVSEGMLCSARELGLGRDHSGLMTLNGEYTPGTRFVDALGLDDYRLLIDVTPNRGELLSHVGVARELAPGGVAGVELPAFPNASDVRLEIRSGGSHGKVADVLVRIEDEAGCPRYMGTIVRGVRVGPSPEWLATRLRAVGLRPINNIVDATNYVLLELGQPLHAFDLAKLRGDEIRIRRARDGETIATLDGMDRTLVASDLVIADAEGAVAIAGVMGGANSEVDEGTTDIFLECALFEPKTVRRTRSHLVLSTDASYRFERGVDPEGQARALERVVDLIVAVAGGWARRAIDLNPRPWERRVVALRPERVKRVLGAEVAPAEIGTLLAEIGFEVDADASPMRVVVPGFRGDVEEEIDLIEEIARRRGYDSFPDELAPFRPSSVPEAPVVEVERRIAERFVGWGFLEARTTGFVPESAGEVRVLNPLSAEEGFLRTSLVPGLLRRVEHNFAHGVRDVRLFEIGTAFSAGPAGGMPHEERRVAAAFSGARAPRHWTGEAGAYEVWDLKGMLEELAREYPDARVDVLGAGFTVVGPDGSLGGGGAGEGVDAPAWAAPVWTLELRLPAAAMDRRGIRYAPLPTQPASERDLALLVPHAVSAEQVGATIVEAASALLEGLAPFDLYEGKGLPEGTRSVAWRLRFRATDRTLTDAEVDAEVERVLRALEERHGIRRR, encoded by the coding sequence ATGAACGTCTCGTACCTCTGGCTCAAGTCCCTCGCGCCCGGCCTCCGGGGCACCGCGGAGGAGATCGCCCACCGCCTCGCCCTCCTCGGCGCGCCGGTGGACGAGCTCACGCACCTCGGCGCGGGGATCGGCGACGTGGTGGTCGCGCGCGTGGAGGAGGTGTGGCAGCACCCCAACGCGGACCGGCTGCGCGTCACGCGCGTCAACGCCGGCGGCGAGACGGTGCAGGTGGTGTGCGGCGCGCCGAACGTGGAGGCGGGCCGCTTCTACCCGTTCGCGCCGGTCGGGGCGACGCTGCCCGGCGGGATGGCGATCGGCAAGGCCAAGCTGCGCGGCGAGGTCTCCGAGGGCATGCTCTGCTCCGCGCGCGAGCTGGGGCTGGGGCGCGACCACTCCGGGCTGATGACGCTGAACGGCGAGTACACGCCCGGCACCCGCTTCGTGGACGCGCTGGGGCTGGACGATTACCGCCTCCTGATCGACGTCACGCCCAACCGCGGCGAGCTGCTGTCGCACGTGGGCGTGGCGCGCGAGCTGGCTCCGGGAGGAGTGGCGGGGGTGGAGCTTCCTGCCTTCCCGAATGCCTCGGACGTGCGGCTGGAGATCCGATCCGGCGGCTCGCACGGCAAGGTGGCCGACGTGTTGGTACGAATTGAGGACGAGGCGGGGTGCCCACGTTACATGGGCACGATCGTGCGTGGCGTGCGCGTGGGGCCGTCGCCGGAGTGGCTGGCGACGCGGCTGCGCGCGGTGGGGCTGCGCCCGATCAACAACATCGTCGACGCCACCAACTACGTCCTACTCGAGCTGGGCCAGCCGCTGCACGCCTTCGACCTGGCGAAGCTGCGTGGCGACGAGATCCGCATCCGCCGCGCGCGCGACGGCGAGACGATCGCCACACTGGACGGGATGGATCGCACGCTCGTCGCCAGCGACCTGGTGATCGCGGACGCGGAGGGCGCGGTCGCCATCGCGGGGGTGATGGGCGGCGCGAACAGCGAGGTGGATGAAGGGACGACGGACATCTTCCTGGAGTGCGCCCTCTTCGAGCCGAAGACGGTCCGCCGCACCCGCAGCCACCTCGTGCTCTCCACCGATGCGTCGTACCGCTTCGAGCGCGGCGTTGATCCCGAGGGGCAGGCGCGAGCGCTGGAGCGCGTGGTGGATCTGATCGTAGCGGTGGCGGGTGGGTGGGCCAGGAGGGCGATCGACCTCAACCCGCGTCCTTGGGAGCGGCGCGTCGTTGCGCTGCGTCCGGAGCGGGTGAAGCGCGTCCTTGGCGCCGAAGTCGCGCCCGCGGAGATCGGGACGCTGCTGGCGGAGATCGGCTTCGAGGTGGACGCAGACGCCTCGCCGATGCGCGTCGTCGTCCCCGGCTTCCGCGGCGACGTGGAGGAGGAGATCGACCTGATCGAGGAGATCGCGAGGCGGCGCGGCTACGATTCCTTCCCCGACGAGCTGGCGCCGTTCCGGCCCAGCAGCGTCCCCGAGGCGCCGGTCGTGGAGGTGGAGCGGCGGATCGCGGAGCGCTTCGTGGGGTGGGGCTTCCTGGAGGCGCGCACCACCGGCTTCGTGCCGGAGAGCGCGGGCGAGGTGCGGGTGCTCAACCCGCTCTCGGCGGAGGAAGGCTTTCTGCGTACCTCACTCGTCCCCGGCCTGCTGCGCCGCGTGGAGCACAACTTCGCGCACGGCGTGCGCGACGTGCGTCTCTTCGAGATCGGCACCGCCTTCAGCGCCGGGCCGGCGGGCGGGATGCCGCACGAGGAGCGGCGCGTGGCGGCGGCGTTCAGCGGCGCGCGTGCCCCGCGGCACTGGACGGGCGAGGCCGGCGCCTACGAGGTGTGGGACCTCAAGGGGATGCTGGAGGAGCTCGCGCGCGAGTACCCGGACGCGCGCGTGGACGTGCTGGGCGCCGGCTTCACCGTCGTGGGGCCGGACGGGAGCCTGGGCGGAGGCGGGGCGGGCGAGGGGGTGGATGCGCCCGCGTGGGCCGCGCCCGTCTGGACGCTGGAGCTGCGCCTTCCCGCCGCGGCGATGGACCGGCGCGGCATCCGCTACGCGCCCCTCCCCACGCAGCCGGCCTCCGAGCGCGACCTGGCGCTCCTGGTGCCGCACGCCGTTTCCGCCGAGCAGGTGGGCGCGACGATCGTGGAGGCCGCGTCCGCGCTGCTGGAGGGGCTCGCGCCGTTCGACCTGTACGAAGGAAAGGGACTTCCGGAGGGGACGCGCAGCGTGGCCTGGCGCCTCCGCTTCCGCGCCACCGACCGCACGCTGACCGACGCCGAGGTGGATGCCGAGGTGGAGCGGGTGCTGCGTGCCCTGGAGGAGCGCCATGGTATCCGACGCCGCTGA
- a CDS encoding TIGR00282 family metallophosphoesterase: protein MKILFVADVIGSPGRRVVTQLLRLVRKDVGADAVILNGENSAGGFGITPDTVREFLELGVDVITTGNHVWDKKEILPLLDREPRLLRPANYPPPNPGRGHTVVKVGAVRLGVINLQGRTFMPPLDDPFRMADALIAELRGEANVIVVDFHAEATSEKQAFARYLDGRVAAVVGTHTHCQTADERVLPGGTAQITDLGLTGGLGGVIGMKAELSIERQRTLARGERLQPADEELTLQGAVVDVDDKTGHARSIQRVSVPYERVLQGEFRKK from the coding sequence GTGAAGATCCTCTTCGTGGCGGACGTCATCGGGTCGCCGGGACGGCGCGTGGTGACGCAGCTCCTGCGGCTCGTGCGCAAGGACGTGGGGGCGGACGCCGTCATCCTCAACGGCGAGAACTCCGCCGGCGGGTTTGGCATCACGCCCGACACCGTCCGCGAGTTCCTGGAGCTGGGGGTGGACGTCATCACCACCGGCAATCACGTGTGGGACAAGAAGGAGATCCTCCCCCTCCTGGACCGCGAGCCGCGCCTCCTGCGCCCCGCCAACTACCCGCCTCCCAACCCGGGACGCGGGCACACGGTGGTCAAGGTGGGGGCGGTGAGGCTGGGGGTGATCAACCTCCAGGGGCGCACCTTCATGCCTCCGCTGGACGATCCGTTTCGCATGGCGGACGCGCTGATCGCGGAGCTGCGCGGCGAGGCGAACGTGATCGTGGTCGACTTCCACGCGGAGGCGACGAGCGAGAAGCAGGCGTTCGCACGGTATCTGGACGGGCGCGTGGCGGCGGTGGTGGGAACGCACACGCACTGCCAGACGGCGGACGAGCGCGTGCTGCCGGGTGGGACGGCGCAGATCACCGACCTGGGGCTCACCGGTGGCCTTGGTGGCGTGATCGGGATGAAGGCGGAACTCTCGATCGAGCGGCAGCGCACCCTCGCCCGCGGCGAGCGGCTGCAGCCTGCCGACGAGGAGCTGACGCTGCAGGGCGCGGTGGTGGACGTGGACGACAAGACGGGGCACGCCCGCTCCATCCAACGGGTGAGCGTGCCGTACGAACGGGTCCTACAGGGGGAGTTCAGGAAGAAGTGA
- the rplT gene encoding 50S ribosomal protein L20 produces MPRVKNNVARLRRKRQILADAKGYFGRRKNLYKTAKEAVERARRYAYRDRKNRKREFRRLWIIRINAAARMNGLSYSRFMNGLKRAGIEIDRKVLADLAIREPQAFEQLASAATANQG; encoded by the coding sequence ATGCCTCGCGTAAAGAACAACGTCGCCCGCCTGCGGCGGAAGCGGCAGATCCTGGCGGACGCCAAGGGCTACTTCGGCCGCCGCAAGAACCTGTACAAGACGGCGAAGGAAGCCGTGGAGCGGGCCCGCCGCTATGCGTACCGGGACCGCAAGAACCGCAAGCGCGAGTTCCGCCGCCTGTGGATCATCCGCATCAACGCCGCCGCCCGCATGAACGGGCTGTCGTACTCGCGCTTCATGAACGGCCTCAAGCGCGCCGGCATCGAGATCGACCGCAAGGTGCTCGCGGACCTCGCCATCCGCGAGCCGCAGGCCTTTGAGCAGCTCGCCAGCGCCGCCACGGCGAACCAGGGCTGA
- a CDS encoding cell division protein ZapA translates to MKSTRRPLTRHSVTVEIAGEKHVLRSELPPEDTRAIAAHVDSTLRGLPGYQTLEPFRAATLAALSITDELFHAREELRRLREEIAQRTADLAAILEEAGEDDAAKRPRGTPRRG, encoded by the coding sequence ATGAAAAGCACGCGCCGCCCCCTCACGCGCCACTCCGTCACGGTGGAGATCGCGGGGGAGAAGCACGTCCTGCGTTCCGAGCTGCCGCCGGAGGACACGCGCGCGATCGCCGCCCACGTGGACAGCACCCTGCGCGGCCTCCCCGGCTACCAGACGCTGGAGCCCTTTCGCGCCGCCACCCTCGCCGCGCTCTCCATCACAGACGAGCTCTTCCACGCCCGCGAGGAGCTGCGCCGACTCCGCGAAGAGATCGCCCAGCGCACCGCCGACCTCGCCGCCATCCTGGAAGAAGCAGGCGAGGACGACGCGGCGAAGCGCCCCCGCGGCACCCCACGAAGGGGTTGA